A genomic stretch from Anticarsia gemmatalis isolate Benzon Research Colony breed Stoneville strain chromosome 26, ilAntGemm2 primary, whole genome shotgun sequence includes:
- the LOC142984337 gene encoding uncharacterized protein LOC142984337 translates to MASLLPVSLSGDTLGQRHRHLNSLVEQAASDQASCNDIEALPEQTALDRLFKIDLANKLKNVHYILKNVKDDDMLYVSRALKSKWLLEHHDVIDPKYLEETLFPNMITPAISKMKNWLYIHLSDPRRCQQFYQYYKETQFEFAVKFLSHCDYEFVLNEFPNIMSKISPHCLKVLAEKYPKLVKIYFDALATDDVLVEQYLQDEQNFYKSIRCILKTEPDVFLDITEKYHTLGSGKRLGPSASDYIMRFHKSRFMRKPELYCVYLLHLPTVAKLLSVEECQEIVMKLARAQYLSWWFTYKNVEPLVKRVSRDARAAFKKRVFVEKDVGEYIVEWPYLLPASPIAKDADMEATHMFDDQEHSPIQLWPLIPRIRRQIMNRKECKRDIAEIISVNDFITVKSELQKLFNEFRFKGFEATLHELSRRVGAASSADRRRDMLLVLVSKSGGHADSVRALLQLALRLRNEPVHERAAVVRSLARRAAAWRLPQDVWDTMLQYARGLGLDGSAPEAECREGLHAVVLRCLIAAREPEPAVRAAFLEDFTTLAEYKLSAAERAAVAAGLQRLLVSVADDELEMAATRIDQLLDVLETYRIPLKSSSVVAAVAALAERDTVVARPLLVRLFEAGVGRRELLRQNLEFRHDDAALLNALRHDLAALKPEWIVQWLTDGSTRADRFLLKVIIYFNGDGEIARRLRQLLEEQITLEPHRRLARPLATLAGIDMQATWREHDGDKHSKVAAELRANMHRARPAPDALAISFRDTGMKAVAWRAMRCPPALVTELAQSLLKERSKRTVRLALALAHRTDCAVDIFATAASIRPASALRAALLYFRRVTADPRVWDIVKPVISHVDLTPRQGLRHILKKVSYVPKSIRADYCASLYLALDKITDSNARDVLSELMKCLPQVSDDLLDAVLVRMLENIDKEVPESYPAIVIRYLILSKSENELKARMEKIGKPFLETLDTFRERENEYFYQENIEQIVSSLRYNSAFFDVKYEFCLPAMERVVFWFQECFPKEKFIDLFVKLHATMFYYKAVRQSIKQSPEVFEDIVRKRTEGVDIVGFTFGRYTYCEGAG, encoded by the coding sequence ATGGCGAGCTTGTTGCCCGTGTCGCTGTCGGGAGACACCCTGGGACAGCGACACCGCCACCTCAACTCACTGGTGGAGCAGGCTGCCAGCGACCAAGCATCGTGTAACGACATCGAAGCTCTGCCCGAACAGACTGCGCTTGACCGACTGTTTAAGATAGACCTCGCCAACAAACTGAAAAACGTTCACTACATCCTGAAAAATGTCAAAGATGACGACATGTTGTATGTGAGCAGAGCATTAAAGAGTAAATGGCTGTTGGAACATCATGATGTAATCGACCCCAAATATTTGGAAGAAACACTCTTCCCGAATATGATAACGCCAGCTATCAGCAAAATGAAGAACTGGCTGTACATCCATCTAAGTGATCCTCGAAGGTGTCAGCAGTTCTACCAGTATTACAAGGAGACTCAATTTGAGTTCGCTGTCAAGTTTCTAAGTCACTGCGATTATGAATTTGTTCTGAACGAGTTTCCAAACATAATGTCAAAGATATCACCTCACTGTCTTAAAGTACTGGCGGAGAAATATCCCAAGCTTGTCAAAATATACTTTGACGCGTTGGCAACAGATGATGTGTTAGTGGAGCAATATCTACAAGATGaacaaaacttttacaaaagtaTAAGATGTATATTGAAGACAGAACCTGATGTATTTTTAGACATAACAGAGAAGTATCACACTTTAGGCTCTGGAAAAAGACTTGGTCCATCCGCCTCAGATTACATCATGCGTTTTCATAAGAGCAGATTCATGAGAAAGCCAGAGTTATATTGTGTATATCTTCTTCACCTACCCACAGTAGCAAAGCTGCTGAGTGTCGAGGAGTGCCAGGAGATAGTGATGAAGCTGGCGAGGGCGCAGTACTTGAGCTGGTGGTTCACGTACAAGAACGTGGAGCCTCTAGTGAAACGTGTCAGCCGTGACGCAAGAGCAGCCTTCAAGAAACGTGTGTTTGTTGAGAAAGACGTTGGCGAGTATATTGTTGAATGGCCCTATCTTTTACCAGCTTCTCCGATAGCCAAGGATGCAGACATGGAGGCAACTCATATGTTCGACGATCAAGAGCATTCACCAATTCAATTGTGGCCTTTAATCCCCAGAATACGACGACAAATTATGAATAGGAAAGAATGCAAGCGTGACATTGCTGAAATAATTAGTGTCAATGATTTTATCACAGTTAAGTCAGAACTTCAGAAACTATTCAACGAGTTCAGGTTCAAGGGTTTCGAGGCGACGCTGCACGAGCTGTCTCGGCGAGTGGGCGCCGCCAGCTCGGCGGACAGGCGGCGCGACATGCTGCTCGTGCTGGTGAGCAAGAGCGGCGGGCACGCGGACAGCGTGCGGGCGCTGCTGCAGCTAGCGCTGAGACTGCGCAACGAGCCCGTGCACGAGCGCGCCGCTGTCGTGCGCAGCCTCGCGCGGAGGGCCGCCGCCTGGCGCCTGCCGCAGGACGTGTGGGACACCATGCTGCAGTACGCGCGGGGCCTGGGGCTGGACGGCTCCGCGCCCGAGGCCGAGTGCCGCGAGGGCCTGCACGCCGTCGTGCTGCGGTGCCTGATCGCCGCGAGGGAGCCGGAGCCGGCGGTGCGCGCCGCCTTCCTGGAGGACTTCACCACGCTCGCGGAGTACAAGCTCTCGGCCGCCGAGAGAGCCGCGGTGGCCGCCGGCCTGCAGCGGCTTCTGGTGTCGGTCGCCGACGACGAACTTGAGATGGCGGCGACGCGTATCGATCAGCTGCTGGACGTGCTTGAAACTTACCGCATTCCTCTGAAATCTTCGTCGGTGGTGGCGGCTGTCGCGGCCCTGGCGGAACGTGACACGGTAGTTGCGCGACCGTTGTTGGTGCGTCTGTTTGAAGCCGGTGTCGGTCGCCGTGAACTACTTCGTCAGAACTTGGAGTTCCGACACGACGATGCGGCGCTTCTAAACGCGCTACGTCACGACCTCGCAGCGCTCAAGCCTGAATGGATTGTCCAGTGGCTGACAGACGGCTCTACACGAGCTGACAGATTTCTATTGAAGGTAATCATCTATTTCAACGGAGATGGAGAAATTGCACGACGCTTGCGACAGTTGCTAGAAGAGCAAATCACCCTGGAGCCACACAGGCGACTGGCGCGGCCGCTGGCGACGCTCGCCGGCATCGACATGCAGGCAACATGGCGCGAGCATGACGGTGACAAACACTCCAAGGTGGCAGCAGAACTGCGCGCTAACATGCATCGGGCGCGGCCGGCTCCAGACGCGCTGGCCATCAGCTTCCGCGACACTGGCATGAAGGCAGTAGCTTGGCGCGCGATGCGCTGTCCGCCTGCGCTGGTGACGGAACTGGCGCAGTCGCTGTTGAAGGAGCGCAGCAAGCGCACGGTGCGCTTAGCGTTAGCGCTGGCACATCGGACAGATTGCGCAGTCGATATATTTGCGACGGCGGCGAGCATTCGTCCCGCATCGGCGTTGCGCGCGGCTCTGCTGTATTTCCGACGTGTCACAGCCGACCCGCGAGTCTGGGACATCGTCAAGCCTGTCATCTCGCACGTGGACCTCACGCCGCGTCAGGGTCTTCGTCACATATTGAAGAAGGTCAGCTACGTGCCCAAAAGTATCAGAGCCGACTACTGCGCCTCTCTTTATCTCGCTCTCGACAAGATCACTGATAGTAACGCACGCGACGTCCTCAGTGAGCTGATGAAATGTCTCCCGCAGGTTAGCGACGATCTGCTCGATGCTGTATTAGTACGAATGTTGGAAAACATCGACAAGGAAGTCCCAGAATCATATCCTGCGATAGTTAtcagatatttaattttaagcaaaAGCGAAAACGAACTTAAGGCCAGGATGGAGAAGATTGGAAAACCATTTTTGGAAACACTTGATACATTCCGAGAAAGGGAGAACGAATATTTCTATCAAGAAAATATCGAACAGATTGTCAGTAGTTTAAGATATAACTCTGCATTTTTCGACGTCAAGTATGAGTTCTGTTTACCGGCCATGGAGAGAGTGGTGTTTTGGTTCCAAGAGTGTTTCCCAAAGGAAAAATTTATTGACTTGTTTGTGAAACTCCACGCGAcgatgttttattacaaagctGTGAGACAGAGCATTAAGCAGAGTCCTGAAGTGTTTGAAGATATTGTGAGGAAAAGGACCGAGGGTGTGGACATCGTTGGATTCACGTTCGGAAGATATACTTATTGTGAAGGAGCTGGTTGA